A part of Cannabis sativa cultivar Pink pepper isolate KNU-18-1 chromosome 6, ASM2916894v1, whole genome shotgun sequence genomic DNA contains:
- the LOC115695899 gene encoding uncharacterized protein LOC115695899 yields MASNPKPHQALIFLLLQLFFFLVSTTTGTSSSSSPPAPTVFDILPQFGLPSGLLPDSVINYTLSEDGRFVVVLNNPCYIEFDYLVYYDKTIKGKLSYGSITELEGIQVRRFFLWLSVDEIRVDLPPSDSIYFQVGFINKKLDLDQFKIVRSCYFAATASGCGGGGGLRSWKQFLEIPAPKEELEMLITE; encoded by the exons ATGGCTTCCAATCCAAAACCCCACCAAGCTCTGATCTTTCTTCTCCTTCAACTCTTTTTCTTCTTAGTCTCTACAACCACCGGTacctcatcttcttcttcacctCCGGCACCGACGGTCTTCGACATCCTCCCCCAATTCGGGCTTCCGAGTGGGCTCTTACCTGACTCAGTAATCAACTACACGCTCTCCGAAGACGGTCGATTCGTCGTCGTTTTGAACAACCCATGCTACATCGAGTTCGATTACTTGGTCTATTACGATAAAACCATCAAGGGTAAGCTAAGCTATGGATCGATTACCGAGCTTGAAGGGATTCAGGTCAGAAGATTCTTCTTGTGGCTTAGTGTGGATGAGATCAGAGTCGATTTACCTCCTTCGGATAGTATTTACTTCCAGGTTGGATTTATTAACAAGAAGCTTGATTTGGATCAGTTTAAGATAGTTCGTTCTTGCTATTTTGCTGCTACTGCCTCTGgttgtggtggtggtggtggtctcCGTTCGTGGAAGCAATTTCTTGAG ATTCCAGCCCCGAAGGAAGAGCTCGAGATGCTTATTACCGAGTAG